Genomic segment of Thunnus thynnus chromosome 21, fThuThy2.1, whole genome shotgun sequence:
tcctccttaaactgTTTCTTTCAATCTTGAATCAGTTGTGTCTTCTTTactctctccttgtttttctttcaacactttTATatcctgcaattcttcctcacttctgtctcctctctcctgattcttTCACTTactctggaaatgtaaaaagcttccttttaaaagtctgacagagcatgaagcagaactttaacttgtatggtgttaattacagtaattgtggacaaacaaTACATCAGCAGTAaagctatccaaactatcaagctaccgttacattaacattactgtaaagtaaataacattaatattattatatactgcCCCCTGCACCTACCAGTCACTCAGACAGAGGTTCAGTCTGAGATCCTGGGTGTCAAAAACAACCAGTGATCAGACTAACATCACCCCTGATATCTGGGCtgagctgaaggagctgagagacATGATGATCCAACAGGGCCTCACACATTCATGCAATGTTTGTATATTATTGAAATGACTGTTCTGAGTAGTTTATTGCTTTAGTTGCAGCTCATACAGCACAACTGTCTGCCATGTTGGTCCAGACTGACAGTCAGTGGTTTTATAGGCCCACATCTATTTATATGGGATTAGATTCATCCATGTAACTTTTATATCAGCTTTAtggtggatatactgtatatttccattttcagttttatagtTTGACCAGAGAGTATCAGCCATCAGCCTTTTATGTATTTAGCAGAGACAAGTTCAATATGAGATTTTATATATGGCTGTTGATCAGTTATTAATATGTTCATTAATTTTGCCTTCTATtgcagatacatacatacaacatacaaaagctacaaaaatcaataacatgtaaaacctttttttttactgcatgcTAGCAAtgagaatatatttatttgatattaaggTATGGTTCTTGATGAACCTTTGGGTTCAAGTTCCAGTTTGGTACCACTGAGATGTCACTGGTCTGGATCATTTACTATCAGCTCAATTAGATATTTGCAAACTTTGATTCTCAAAGTGACTGAAGAGAATTTAAAAGATATTTATCTGTTTAGTACAGACAAGTTCAATATGAAATTTTACATCTGGCTGTTGATCAATTATTAATCTTCTTATTAATTTTGCCTTCTATTGCAGATCCTCTGGTCGGAGTAACAGCGTGTGAAAATAAGAGCACAGTGCGGCCTACATAGTGATTATGTAAGAAACTTCAAACCTGCTGACCATAAACATAcatcacaataatattaatgttaaatgttaaataaaataaatacgatgtcctttaatgttgttattttgaaGGAAAGAACTCTAACTTATAGATTGCTTTAAATTCAGTTCAGTGTTCAAAGATCTTTggtgttattttcatatttgttatCAGACACCTGTTTCATTCTCATACAGCAGTTCAGTGACCTGTTTTACGTGTATATAAAGACGGAAACTGAGCAAGACGTGTCAGACTGCATCTGGCTGTCTGACACGAGGTGATATTTCACAATGAGGCGTACTGCAGCTTTTCTGGCgttgctgctctgtctgtacTGGATGAGGGCTCAGGGTGAAAGTGGAGGGGTGACAGAGAATGATATCACTCAGACAGAGGTTCAGTCTGAGATCCTGGGTGTTAAAACAACCAGTCATCAGACTAACATCACCCCTGATATCTGGGCtgagctgaaggagctgagagacATGGTGATCCAACAAAGTGTGGAGCTGAGGAAGATGGAGCAAGAGAATACAGGTTCATTCACATAGTGCTAAACAGATTCATGTAGTTTTcacatattatacattttaatgtcattttacacTTGACTGTTGATCGACTGTAAACCTTTCATAATAGTAACTAGAAATGTGTTCACAGATTTGGAGGCCAGATTGAACACTACTGAAAATgtggtggaggagctcaagagGGAGAACACCGGtaagctgcaaaacacacagctgccagtttattagATACACATACGTGTGTTTCAAGTTCCAGTTATGTATTTTACctcctttacaataaaaatgatgaatgtgttCACAGTTTTGGAGGCCAGAATGAACACCTGTGAAAATgaggtggaggagctcaagagagagaatgcaggtgAGCTGCttatatcattattaaaaagtcaaaatgtcatattATGGTAGCAGTGAGAATGGCAATGGTAAATGGAGGGTCATCCTCTGTGCAGCAGGATGCAGAGTGACATGAATACAGTTATTAAATGAGGCAGAAGTGACATTTTGCAGCTGTTACTGATGTGAGAGGAAAATAttctctctatgtgtgtcttccacattcacacagaacGACCAAAGGTGGCGTTTTCTGTCGGCCTTACTGACGCAGGAGCAGTTGGACCCTTCAATACTGACATCACACTTCAGTTCAGTAAAATTTTCACCAACATCGGCCAGGCTTATAGCCCAACTACAGGTACATATACCTCTCTAACCTACtcacactgattttatttgaattattacaCAATCTTATAGATTTATGAtccaattaatcattttttctgGAATTACCTTTTCATGCAAAACTTTTATTGAATCCTTAGTTGTCCAAGTGTGGAATATCTCCCTTGAAATTGTCtgtctctccatttttttttttttttcctttttcgtATTTCTTGTCTTCTTAGTAGGCTAGTTCTGGGTTGGAAGCTCTTATAAAGCTCTTTCAGATAAAGTATGTTATACTGGGATATACATGATGCCATTTTGGTGAAGAGACTTTCTCTTTTACATAGTTTGCACATGTTTTAAAGTATTATAtaactatttttatttcatttggcAGTCTTTCTTTATTCTAATGGGTTCTTCTGTGAAAGCTTTGATAGTTGTCACTtgtatttggtttggtttgtgtttttactgaatTGACTAATTCCCAGAGTTAGACACACACCTATAAAGCCtgataaaaacaattaaaaacattttcctgttGAATTGACATAAGATTTTAATGGTGAGAAAAAGACTGAATTCCTCCTTTGTTGTAGGTGTCTTTACAGCTCCAGTCAATGGAACCTACTACTTCAGATTCACCGGGTTTGAAGATCGGTCTACAAATTGGCTAGGTATTAAATTGTATCACAATGACAAGAGAATTACTGGTAGTTATGATGGAAATTATGACGATGGCACTGTCATGGTGTCTAATGGATTTGTTCTTCAACTGGAAAAGGGAGATGAGATCTACATGGTTCTCACCCCAGACTACGGTGTTTCTGATGATCACAATAATCGTACCACTTTTAGTGGATTCCTACTTTTTGCTATGTGAGGTCTGCTGTAAAAACACCCACAGTTGATTGCATGAAGTCTCAATGttacaatattaaaaatatgaaatccaaataatctgtttgtgtgtgtgtttttgtctgtttacatgAACAAGACACAGGATGAAAAAGTTATCTACTGACAATATCAAACAACCTctccacagtttaaaaaacaagtgtttttttttttttttaggaaaaaataaaaataatactaaaCCAAACCCATCCTGCAAAACTTGCCTGAAATGCATCCAAACCCAAACAGATCACGCCCtccacttatttatttttatttcttttaaattttttctttcttttcttcacatgCTGTCCCCTGTTACCTATCTGTgtccttttatgttttgtaaacCAATATCATCTCCTGTTGCCTTTGTATTAATTAGTATGTCCATATTGTCTATATATGTATGCACTtatcagtgaataaaaaaacattctaGTGTTAATGAATATGAGGAGGATgtcatatgtaaaaaaaataatttcacaaaGTATTTTGAAGAAAAGTACAACTCCTGCAGTAGCGACAATATTCTATGACTCCACACACAACTGTTTTATGAAGAGAGAACACAGCAACCTgtaaaatgttacagttttgGAGACCAGAATAAACACCAGTGAAAATGTGGTTGTGGAGCTCAAGAGAGACATCATGGGTAAGctacaaaaacatcattaaaaaataaaaattgcatataatgttaaaaaaatttgcaaaatgtgatgtgaaaaagtAATTGGAAAGGAGTCAAAAAGATTTAACAGAAATGTAACATCTGGGGttgttaatcaactaatctatTTAACTGGAGGATGAACTTAGGGCATTTAGTGAATATAAAAATGCACTCATCCCACTTTGCATTTTACTATGGAAAACAGTCatgaaaaaatcaatttttgaaTCCTTTGATTAATGttaatgaaaatggaaaattggAGACATCTATTTATCAGTAAGAAACACCATTTTACACTCTACAAGTTTCCATCCTGACCATATGATCAGCAACATTCTATATGGTCAATTTGTGAGATTGAGAAGAATATGTAGTAAAGAAGAGGATTATCAAACTAAAACTAAGGAAATGTCTCAACGTTTTAGACAAAGGGGATATGACCAGACACTCATTGATCAAACTTGAAAAAGCTAACAGTGTGGATAGGAAGAATTATTAAATCCTCCCCCTAAACACACTGAATATTGTACATCTATGCAAGTCAAACAGATTATAAACAAACACTGGAGAATCCTAGAATGTGACCCAAGTTTGAATCATTTGTCATCCTCTAGACCTCGTTTTTGCTTcaaaagaggcagaaatgtcGGATACTGTTGTCAATTCTATGTATAAGGAATCTGCACAAACTAATTGGCTTTCTCAACAAGTGTATGGAAATAATAGATGTGGAAAATGTACAcacttttcaaacacatttgataCCAAGACATTTAATCACCCTCATACAGGAAAAACATATGATATAAAAGAATTCACTAACTGTCTTTCTACACATGTCATTTACATCTTGAAATGCCCATGTGGCTAATGTATGTAGGCCAAACAAAGTGCCATCTCAAACTGAGAGTTTCTGAGCATAAGGCTGCCATTAGAAATGGAAATATGGTTTATGCCAGTGCTAGACACTGCAAGGAGAAAAACCCTTGGGTCAGCTACTTCCCTCAAATTTATCAGCATTGAAAGAATGCGACCCAGTCCAAGAGGTGGTCATTTGATTAACCAGTTCTTAAGAAGGCGACtaaatgaaacacaggatttgaGTTATTTTCTGTGATATGTTAATATTAACTTGTATCGCTACGCAGGCTATTTGGACTATTAGGGAGAGATGAACCACTAGGCAGTCACCCTTTCCATGTAGAGATGTAGAGGGATAGCTGTAGGATCGATCATCCTGTTTACAGGAGATAGTCTATCTAATGAAGTTTAAGTGATGTAAAATTCTTGTAACTCTGTGTAATAttaatcatgtcatgttttttgaaatatgtatttttattgtcatgccCTTTGTAAAAttctcacttttaaaaaatgaagacagtgataattagtcatgtgactcagatgtattCATCCCACCTGTGAGTACTCATGCAATTGTGCTGAatgaacctgaagaagctacagttGTTCGCTCCTAATAAAATCACAGTTAAGTCATCTCAGTGTGCGGTggttcattttaattttcacataatctaattttaatttaatttaatttgaattgtattattttatttgacagggacggtgcatattaataacatttctgaaaatatgccaGAGTTAGCAAGaaaggctaattttcatctgtccCTGGGCAAGCAAAGAGTTGGAAGCACAAATATTACGAATAAAAGCATTGAAATTACAATCAACAATAAAAGCGATGAAAATATGCCAATACAAACAAGCCTGCACTGCATAGAGACAAGAAACACAGGTCTtcagacacacaaaatcaacaataGCATGACAACACATACAACAAATAGCATGACAACACAATGTCAGGACTGGTAAAGTGTGGATATTACATACAAAGCTTATGATAAACAAGAGCAGCTCTTACACTAAGCATAAATAATGACAAGACatcaaagaacacaaaaacacctcGTTGCTCTAGTGTTCacaagtttgatttttaatCAGGCAGGTTGGATACGatgctgaatatttaatgaaagaACTCAAAAATCACAGGAGACACTGGGACCAGGGGGCTGTTGCACAAAACCTAGATAGGGGATTAAGCCAGGATTTTTCAGTCATCCTGGCTGAATTTAGCCGTGACTCGGTTGCGCGAAAACAGAGGCACATAAGTTACCATGGAGATTTATTCTGTGCAGCTAACCTGCTCCAGACCAGGCTAACAGCCATGCTTGATTAATCCTGGCGCTATCTGACCAGTCAGCTGTCACTCTGATcggaaataaatgtgttttacagatACTCCATGTTCTTCTGTATATATTTTGCCTCATTTTTATTAGCCTGCTTTAAAATACCACAGATACACTGTCATTCagttaaaggtccagtgtgtagtatttagtaACATCTAAAAGAACAGACTTGGTAAAAATTGAATAGACTATTTATAAGTATATTTCAATTAGTGTCTAATCAGTTGAAAATAAtaactgttgtgttttcgttaccttagaaataagccctttatatctacatggcaGCAGGTCCCCCTCCACGGtggctgccatgttgcatcgccatgtttctacagtagcgcaGAACGGACAAACCTAACACTGGCTCCACTGAGGACCTTACGcgttttagattcagtgggcGACTACCGGAAATGCACCGGTTTtaaaacgaagaagaagaacggaccaaacattttgtattgtgagAAGTTTTTGAAACCAGAATCTGATAAATGGAGGATCATACTTATTTAGAAAATCACAGGAGTGTGAATTGTCGTtgtcaaagaaacaaaaacaaaatcggGACAAGCAACGGCATAAAACGAGGATAAACCCAGATGGAAATccctgatgagagaaatgtttgcagactaATGCTGAAGTTTCCTGTTTACTGCTGGACAGGTAAGactgtaatgtatatttattttgccccgctggtaatggttcaaaacctagatgatgtacaatgtttattagcaGTACATTAGTTTCCCTGAAAAGAAAAGCCGCCACATAACGTTAAATATTAGCACactttagcctcagtttgtgcctctcacggAGCTGGTGGTCTGTTAAGAGACAACAGGGAGGTGACGTCGTGCTAATAACccaaagatttattcattttctgtggcagtTAGACAACACATTGATTGGTAACTAAGATATTTAGCACTGGTGATGTTCTAAAGACAGTAAGTCAGAGTAATGAGTTAgtgtgaaagataaactgaGGAGAAGTCTGCTCATCACTGAGTTAATACATCctgtgaatatttttcacagtgctccatgatttcattgtttgctccaaatttgtcatttaggagcacatgtacacattggGGGGCAAAGTTAGCTTATAGTCCAACACAAGTAATGTTTTCCCCCtttcaatgttgaaaaacatgtaattgctACCAGAGTTTTAGTTTTACAATTATCAGTCAGAAGTagaatttttctgttatttatttttgtatgtttatcCAGGCCAGCCAAGGCTCCCAGCATCTTAGGATctaacataatgtattacaagggtttgtgactgtgtcataaagcactttttttcttgatgttgctgttgtttctccagctaTGAGAGAGGTCCTGTAGCATCGATGCATGGTACTGCCTTTATCTTCATCCTAAAGTGACAGTGTAATAGGTCAGGGGTATTTCACCATGTGCCATTGATGGCTGGGAGTACGTTGGTTTTCATTAcaaccaaagacaacaaaagttgaTTTCACTGGATAGCTacttgtctctgactgaaagtgtgttaatcaattaaataatctgatctagtCTGTTGTTGGGATGAAAATCTAAGGTTGAACAGTTTCTGGTGAGCACATTTGATAaatagatagaaagatagatagatgatttaAAATAgtaagttcattcatttgtgcttttttatttttctcaggcacTGTGGGTTGGCATTATTcaccatgtctgtgacattcacACCCGCCATATCAGAAGTATTGCAGACCAAGTCAGGAGAGGTCTAGGTAAgtgatacacatttgtttgcctatgtagcatattaacttaCCCTGGTAAGTAAGGTTGGTTAAATAGCActattttcacatgtacaactgtataaaatgtatgaaatagtaaattaaCTATGTGTAATGGTACTGTCTTCCACAGAAGCAGTTTtccatgcagctgctgctctacacacagctcctggagcagatgaggaacAGCAGTGCCAGTGAATCATGGGTGTTGTTCCTGCCATGAGAGCATCTTCATCCCgagcagtaaattgaataccttTGGTGTGGTATTGGTCTGACCCTTGTCAGCTATTCTATGTGCAgcaatttgactgctggaaggTGATTGGATAAGTTTAATcacactgcttttagtgttcaaacagactaatgatttgatagattattctgtctttatcagaatcaactctgaagaacacagaataagctgtcaaaatgtttgtttgaacagtaaaagctgcatgtttatgttatccttttattgtccagattgaaaaggatgtccaaaaatgtttctgtttaataaaagatattttttattacaaatgtcattcttagtgttgttttttatatttctgtgtttcaAACTAGTGAATTACAGTTTACATAACCTGAAGTGGCAATGAAAATTAATCCATAACATGTAATACAGTGCCCTGTTCTGAGGATCAGTGGTattcaatttcactgttttatgttgctttatagatgtaaataatgacaatataaattaatggtGGAAGTGGTAATGACAATATACTGACTGCAGGGAAGTACTGTCATTGTAtaagtatatattaatatgtttatcattgcaattatcacagcacatctgatgaatatcttttatttggtaaacttgcacatttaagttgaacaaatgtgaatatataaacaaaaagtttaataattatccaggaaatatataaatatagaaaatgtataaaataaataaaatatcagaaatgtaacaaataaatatgagatgatttgatgccttgatgatgaACAGGCAGGTGTGTGAGTACCTGAGATACTGTGTGGACGTTCCAGAGGAGCTGGAGGGAAACTCAGAGGACAGGTGTGAAACCAGTGTGATGTCTTTGGAGGATCAGGGAACTTGTCTCTGatcctccaaacacagcaactggGGATGACAAGTCGGTTTCCCTGGCCTAAAGAGCCATGCTGTCAATAGATGAAATATCTATAGGCAGCATAACGGTACTCCCCGTTGTCATCCCCAGGCTTCCTGGTTTGGCCAAATACCATAATGTCCTCCCAGTACTGGCTGTGAAtgcataaaaagcattttcaagacAGTACTGGGAGAAGTGCGGTATTAGGCTCACACAATCTGCAGGGTACTGGCCACAGCATTTCCTCTCCCGGTCTGTAGGCATGTCTGTACAGTTACTACAAGTACACCATGGTACCCCTGGCACTCCAGCAAACGGTGGGACACCATGCCTGCACTGATgcatcatcaaggcatcaaaaaTTAACCCTGGCTGCCTCTGAAGCAGTTCACTAGTGAGCTGCCTGTGCTCCTCCAAGGTCATCTCTTCAAGAAGtctctgaaaaaataaaacacaggaaaaacacagataaggcTTTATAGGTTATAAGTTTCATATGTTGGAAATATGGTAATGGTAGTGCAGAATATGGATTGTAGGCTGTCCAGTGTTCCCAAACATgtctacaacaacaacatgatttttttaaaaagtcaaaatattgctGCTCGATACTGTTCCTagtatttatataatcattcagtagtgttgctgatgttttcagtagcctcttttatacagagaacccGCATTATAGCCATAAAGAGGATccaaggggaggacatttctctttgtttgataacgttaaaagtaaagttagacttttctgtcggcttcccaactcattttaaaaaaaaaggagagaaagagagagagagagcagctgtggtcgagtgagctagagggtGATCGCTGGTAGTGAggaagccggtgaatcagatcaataaacgttattttctgattgttttacaGCGGTTAgcttctaaagcacaaacacacccacacacctccTCATCCCTGCAGCTGTGCACCGccccgcctgatttggtctgaatacgggctgtgtaaaaggggcttcTGACTCACATTACACTGATAATACATAAAACTATACAGACTACAGTAATGTaaagcacagagctgctatGTAAATACAACTTTGTGTTGTATTGGCATTTTTAATATCGTGCAGAACGGGTaggaatataataaaataattgtataaataaCGTCACAAACCTCAGTTGCTTTGGTCCTTTTGGGGGGTTTCCAGCCTCTTCCCTTGCTTCTGCGGTGCCGGTGTTTGCTCTCCTCCCTCGCCTGGCCCTGCCTGCAAAAGCACTGCTAACtcaccctcttcctctccctctaaCCTCCGGTACTTGACTCTGCAAACGGATGATAAAATATGTAACGTTATCCTGCAAACGCTATCTCGCTATCAATAATGCCTAACGGTAGAATAAAGTAACATACGTTTTGTTTAGCATGACATTGTTAATGTTAGCTTGtattaccaaaacaataaaacactcataATTGCTATCTTACTTGTGAGCTATAACCTATAGCACTATAGACTAATTGACTAAATACATACCCACCTCATCACTTGACTTGTTAGAAATGCTCGGAGTGTCGTGGACGATGACATCTTCAGCAAATAGCTTCTTGTCCTTGAAGGCCACCGTAGCTTCTGGAATCTCTCCAAAGTCTCAGGGAGGAGAGGGGTGAGCGGCGGAGTGCTTCAATCTAGAACCTCACCGTTAGAGGCTgctaaataccacacatattacacactggacctttaagtaGGTCCActgttattttaattgtaaccattatcatttttataattattcatGTGATAGTCATTATTACTGTTAGGCCTACTGTTCATATTGCTGTCCGAGGTTTGATGAATATGTATATTATTGCACACCTTTGAGATGATTAGAAATGGCTGATGAGGTTGCAGAGATGGTTTCAATTAAGTCAATGACAAGGCAATATATAAAGTCCCATTCATGCCATTGTGTTTCTTCCTTCACAATGGCATGCCCTTTTTTAGATGACGTGTTGGATGAGGAAGCACTTATACTGAGAAGGGCTTTCCGATGTGAGAGTGTTACGGGACAGGTCAGAACCGTTAGTTTCCAGATGATTACCTGCATGAGAGGTACCGATTTTCCGGTGATGGCATCCGATACTTGTGCAGACTGCTGGGTCCCAAAATTCAGCACCGCACAGCACGGAGCCACGCCCTCACCATCTCACAGATGGTCTGCGTTGCACTACGTTTCTTCGC
This window contains:
- the LOC137173362 gene encoding cerebellin-1-like, which produces MRRTAAFLALLLCLYWMRAQGESGGVTENDITQTEVQSEILGVKTTSHQTNITPDIWAELKELRDMVIQQSVELRKMEQENTDLEARLNTTENVVEELKRENTVLEARMNTCENEVEELKRENAERPKVAFSVGLTDAGAVGPFNTDITLQFSKIFTNIGQAYSPTTGVFTAPVNGTYYFRFTGFEDRSTNWLGIKLYHNDKRITGSYDGNYDDGTVMVSNGFVLQLEKGDEIYMVLTPDYGVSDDHNNRTTFSGFLLFAM